NNNNNNNNNNNNNNNNNNNNNNNNNNNNNNNNNNNNNNNNNAAGCATGACTAATGCGAAATTAGTGTTTGATGATAGTGTCGCGCTAATTGTCTCAGGTATTGTTATTACTTCGGGTACAAATGTCTTGACTATAGGTAGCATGACGGTATCTGGGGGTTTGAATCTGAACAATAACACAACTTTGGTTGTTGCCAGCATGACGGTGTCTGGAGATTTAAATCTGGGCAATAACACTATATTGAGGCAAAATAGCCCTATTCCATTGTTTATCGGTGCCAATTTAATAATGAGTAGTGGGGCGAATATTACTCATTCGGCCAACACAAACAGTAAGCTTTACGCTGTCAACCTAAATGTCGCCGGCAATATGNNNNNNNNNNNNNNNNNNNNNNNNNNNNNNNNNNNNNNNNNNNNNNNNNNNNNNATCACCGCGGGTTATTATGTTCCCGGAGTGGTCATGCCGGGGGTTGGCTACGTTAGTTTTTCAAGCTATAGGCACTCCCCCCGCCTCTATTTTTGGGGCAATTTTTATTCCTGGTACTCTACTTCCCCTGCCTCGTTTTATTATATGGATCCGGATCAACCCATTCGCGATAGTTCGATGAAAAATGCCCTGATGGTCGAAGGCGAACGACGTTATCAGGAATGGGTGATGGTTCAACGTGCCAGACAAGCCATGACTTATGCCTTGGAACAAGGGGTGACTCCCCAACCACCCGCACAAACCCAACCCTTGGAAGCCCCCCATCTTGAAGTGGCTCCGCAGGAAGCGCCTCACGTCCCTTCCACAAATTAACCCTTCGACGAGGCTCCCTCCAGAGGCGGGCAGGCAGGGTGTCCTTTATTTTTCAATATTTTAATTGGACATGGTGAGCCCCGTCGAACCATGAACTGGGACTTTGTCAACAAACTGCTAGAAAGGCGAACACCCTCCATAGGTGGGCAGGCAAGGTTCGCCCCTTGTATCTACAAAGTTATCTGCCTCAACGCTTCGCCTGCAACCATGGCTACTGCTGAAGAAAGATTCAAGCTTCGTACACCGGACTCTTTCATGGGAATGGTGATGGTGTTTTCGCCACCGCCTTTTCGTATATCTTCGGATAAACCTTTTGTTTCACTTCCAAAAATTAAGTAATCCCCTTTTTGATACAGGACATCCGTGTAGGACTTTTTTGATTTTGTCGTAAGATAATAATGCCGCCCTTCTCCGTGACTCTTTAAAAATTCGGCCCAAGAGGAGTAGACATGCCAATCCACATAGGGCCAATAGTCAAGCCCCGCCCTTTTTAAATAACGGTCTTCTGTTGAAAAGCCGAGCGGCCCCACCAAATGCAGGGTCAGCTTCATGGCGGCACAAAGCCTGGCTACATTTCCGGCATTGGGGGGAATTTGGGGTTCTACAAGAACAATATGCAAGGGGCTCATGACTTGGCTCTATCAAGAAATGACAAACGTCCCAATCTTATTTTTTGCAATTCAAAATCCAGAAAAATCTTCTTTAAAAAGAAAGCCACACCAAAACCAGCAAACACATCCAAAATATAATGTTGTTTAAAGGTGAGTGTTGAAATGGAAATAAGAATGGCCAACACAAACAAAAAATTCTCCAAAGAGGGTTTGAATTTTTTGACCACAAAATAGGAAAGAAAAGCCCCTGTCACATGCAAAGAAGGAAAACAATTGAGTGGAGGGTTGTCAAACTTATAGAAGCCATCCACCAAACGCATAAACCAGCTCGTGGGGACAACAAGATTGGGTCTTAAATGATATTCAACGGGATAAACAAGCCACACGATCAAGTGAATAAAAAGGGCACTTGCAAACATGGCAAAGCAAAGAAGGATATCGGTGCGGTTTTTCAATAAAAAAAAGACCATCACGGGCACGATGTAGACAGTAATGTAAACCCAGAAAGTCCAGACAAAAAAAGGGATTGATTCATCTAATGGAAGAGCCAGGGAATGAAGAGTGCCGGCCTGTATCACATATTTGGCCGTGGCAAAATAGGAGGCCATAAACAAACAAACGTAGAGAACAACCAAAGTCAAACGACCAAGGATTCCCATCCTCACCTCCCCTTTTTAAGGAAACAAACCTAGTTTAAATGGATTTTAAGAAGGAGTAAATACGTTAAATTTTTGAAAAAAAGAATTTATTCAACAACCACAAGGATGGATCCACTTTCAACCGACTGACCTTCATTAGCTCGCACATCAACAACAACTCCATTTTTGGGTGAAGTGAGTTCATTTTCCATTTTCATGGCTTCCAAAATAACAATGCCCTGGCCTTCTGAAACCTTGTCCCCTTTTTTAACCTTAACCGCCACAATTTTTCCGGGCATCATGGCGGCAATTTCAACGGGGCCATCAAGCTTGTGGCCTGCCCCTTCCTTGCCGGAAGCTTTGCGTTTTAAAATGGCGCGCTGATCTTCCAGTTTGAAGGAAAGATGTTCTCCATCCCAAAAAGCATCGACATTGGAATCTTTGTGAAAAAAACGGAGATCATAGGACTTGTGCTCGTTAACAACGGAATAATGATGGAACCCTGCTTTATGCACATCCAACACCCATTGCTTCTCCCCCGATTTGATTTTGATGGAATCTTTCCCGAGCTCTTCCACTTCAATGGGAATCTCCTGGTTGTTGTAGGTGGCTGTAAATTTTGTGCCCATATTAAAATCTTTTCCCCAAGGCTTCGCGCAACCCCAATATTTTCCAGGGTGATGATTCCGTAGGGACAATCCTAGGATTGTCCCTACCCGTTCCAATATTTTTTTGCGATTTCATCTGATCATAGGCGGCCAAACCAAAAATCCATTCTTGGGGGAATTCGATTTTCCTTTTTTCAAAAAGCTCCGGATGATCATCAATAAAACGCGTGTAAGTATTCCCTTTTACGAATTCAGGATGTTCAATAATGGTTCTTAAAAAAGAAATATTGTTTTTGAAACCGCCGATTTCATATTCCCGCAAGGCACGGGTCATGCGAGCAAGAGCCTGTTCGCGGTTTTCACCCCAGGTGATGAGCTTGGCGATCATGGGGTCATAAAAAATGGGAATGGTGGCCCCTTCATAAACACCCGTGTCGTGGCGTACCCCCGGGCCCTCAGGAAGATTGATCCACTGAATAGTCCCTGGTGAGGGCATGAAATTATTGTCAGAATCTTCCGCATACAAACGGCATTCCACAGCAGCTCCGTGAATTTTGACATCGGCCTGTTTAATGGGAAGTGGTTTCCCTTCCCCGATGGCGATTTGAAGGGCGACCAAATCCAACCCTGTAATCATTTCCGTAACAGGATGTTCGACCTGTAAGCGTGTATTCATTTCCAAGAAATAGAAATTTTGATCGTCATCCATGAGGAACTCAATGGTTCCAACCCCCGTGTAATTCACCTTTTCGCACAAACGGAGACAGGATTTCATCATGGCCTCGCGCGTTTCAGGCTTGATAAGGCCGAAAGGAGCTTCTTCCACGATTTTTTGATGGCGGCGCTGAAGAGAGCAGTCACGTTCAAATAAATGCAAACGGTTTCCATGTTGATCACAGATCATTTGCACTTCAATGTGACGAGCTTTTTTTAAGTATTTTTCAATATATAAAGAACCATCATTAAAGGCTTTCTTTGCCTCTGAAGTAGCGCGATCAAAAGCCGATTCAATCTCACTTTCCTTTTCAACAATGCGCATGCCCTTTCCACCCCCACCGGCAGACGCTTTAAGTAAAACGGGATATTTCATTTCTTTGGCCAGTTGTTTGGCCTCGGCAATATCTTTTAAGGGACGTTGAATACCGGGAACCATCGGCACTTTGGCTTCAAGGGCCACTTTGCGTGCCTCAATTTTATCTCCCATTTTGCGGATAGAGTCAGGATCGGGCCCCAAGAAAATAATTCTGGCGTCTTTGCAAGCTTGGGAAAAAGGCGCCTTCTCCGACAAGAAACCGTATCCCGGATGAATCGCATCGGTCTTGCTCTTTTTGGCCACATCAATAATTTTGTCGATAATAAGGTAGCTTTCGATGGAGGGAGATGGCCCGATAAAATAAGCCTCATCGGCCAATTGAACATGGAGGGCGGTACGATCAGCTTCTGAATAAACAGCCACCGTACCAATGCCCAAATCACGGCAGGTACGCATGATACGCACGGCAATTTCACCGCGGTTGGCAATGAGGATTTTTCTGATTTTTTTCATAGGTCCTATAGGTCCTATTGGACCTATTTTTAAAGCGGTATATTTCCGTGTTTCTTTTGCGGATTTGTATCCACCTTGTTTTGCAACATTTCCAAAGACTCAATCACTTTTTTACGTGTCAGCGATGGCAAAATCACTTCGTCAATATAGCCCAGTTCAGCGGCTTTATAGGGGCTCGCAAATTTTTCACGATATTCTTGGACAAGTTTACTCTTCTCATCATCTGCATTGGCCCCCATTAATTGCTTGCGGAAAATAATATTCACAGCGCCATCAGGCCCCATCACCGCAATTTCAGCACCGGGATAAGAAAAATTAATATCCCCGCGAATATGCTTGGAGCTCATCACGTCGTAGGCTCCGCCATAAGCCTTCCGGGTAATAACGGTGACCTTGGGAACCGTGGCCTCACAAAAAGCATAAAGCAATTTGGCCCCGTGCAGAATAATGCCGCCATATTCCTGGTCACTGCCGGGCAAGAAACCGGGAACATCCACAAAAGTGACCAACGGAATATTAAAGGCATCACAAAAACGGACAAAGCGCGCACCCTTAATAGAAGCATCAATATCCAAACAGCCTGCCAAATGAGCGGGCTGGTTGGCGAGTATACCAACGGAGCGTCCCCCAAGACGGGCAAAACCCACCACCATGTTTTTGGCATAGTGTTCATGGATTTCCAAAAACTGCCCGTCATCAACTACTTCTTTAATAAGAAGCTTCATGTCGTAAGGTTTGTTTGGATTGTCGGGAATAAGCGCATTCAATTTTTCAGAAATGCGATCGGCCGGATCGTTTGTGGGCACAAAGGGAGTGTTTTCCCTGTTATTGGAAGGGATGTAGCTAAAAAGTTCACGTGCAAATTGAATACAGGCTTCTTCCGATTCGGCCGCATAGTGAGCCACCCCACTTTTGCTTGCGTGGGTCATGGCACCGCCAAGATCTTCTTTAGTTATATTTTCGTGTGTTACTGTTTTTATGACATCGGGTCCGGTAATAAACATGTGCGAGGTATTTTTGACCATTAAAATGAAATCAGTCATGGCCGGGGAATAAACCGCTCCGCCTGCACATGGGCCCATGATCAGCGAAATTTGGGGGATAACGCCACTCTGCAAAACATTGCGTAAAAAGATGTCGGCATATCCCGCCAAACTCATCACACCTTCCTGAATACGAGCCCCTCCGGAATCATTCAAACCAATGACGGGAGCCCCCGTTTTGGCCGCCAAATCCATTACCTTGCAGATTTTCTTGGCAAAAGCCTCACCCAACGAACCACCATACACTGTAAAATCCTGGGCAAAGACATAAACCAACCGTCCATCGATTTTGCCGTAACCGGTAACAACACCATCGCCCAATATTTTATTTTCTTCCATACCAAAGTCAGAACACCGATGAGTCATGAAACGGTCGGTTTCAACAAAAGTATTCGGATCAAGAAGCAATTCAACACGCTCACGAGCCGTTTTTTTGCCTTCCTTGTGCTGTTTGGCAATACGGTCTTCGCCCCCACCGACCAAGGCCAAGGCTTCTTTTTCTTTGAGAATTTCGATTTTGTCTTTCACGATAAAACCTTTTGTTTGCTCTTGATTGATCCTTCGACTCAAACTTTAGCCCCTTGGGGCCGAAATAAAAAAACGGATCAAACTAAAAAAATGCAGAATCAAGAGATCGAGTTTGTAAACAGGAGGGTTGTTTTAGTCAAGCGTTTCCTACCTTTTCATCACTTAGCCCACTTCTTATTTCCAATCTCAAAATATTTTTTCCTATAAATTTTTCGGATCTATTTTGACTTCTTTTTCCTCAATCAAATCAAGGGCGACCTGCGGCAAAATCTTTCTTGCGGGATTATCAAATTCCAGCGGGTCTCCCCACATTTTAAAGGCCAGCCAAGATGCTTGGAAAATCTGGCCCTGCGTCATCAGCTCGCCAACTTCCAATAAATCACTCACACGATCCACAATTTTGCGTGCCAGGGCAGGAATATCCTCCCTCTTCAAACCACCAACCCTCTCTTGAAGCTGACTCAAAGCTTTTTCATACAAAGTACGGGTTTGAGGAGCCTGGGTTTTGGGCCACGATTCAAGATATCCTTTCACTTCCTTAAAGAGGCGTCCCCAGAAATCAAAACGGGCCGAATCGCGCATGATTTGAAGACAAAGAATATTGTGCGGCCCTTCCCATGTTTCCACAATCAAACTGTCACGCAAAATCCGGGGTAGAATGCTAAAGTCTTGAATAATTCCGTTAGCCCCCAAAACAATGATGGCCTCTTTCACATTTTCAGTGAGTTCAAAAGCCGTTCGGTATTTTAAAAGATTGATCAAAAAACGTTGCCAGAAACGTTGCTCATTGTCTTCCGGCAAGAAACCATTTTCGTCCAACAGCTTCCATAGCTTGATTGAAAGAAGGCGGCGAGATTCAAGTTTGGTGAGGATGGAGACAAGGGTTTCCTGAATGAGGGGAAATTGATCCAATGTATTCCCAAAAGCCATCCGTTGAGCCGCATAATTTCTGGCTTCTGCAAAAGCTCTGCGAT
The sequence above is a segment of the Deltaproteobacteria bacterium GWA2_45_12 genome. Coding sequences within it:
- a CDS encoding tRNA (uridine(34)/cytosine(34)/5-carboxymethylaminomethyluridine(34)-2'-O)-methyltransferase TrmL, yielding MSPLHIVLVEPQIPPNAGNVARLCAAMKLTLHLVGPLGFSTEDRYLKRAGLDYWPYVDWHVYSSWAEFLKSHGEGRHYYLTTKSKKSYTDVLYQKGDYLIFGSETKGLSEDIRKGGGENTITIPMKESGVRSLNLSSAVAMVAGEALRQITL
- a CDS encoding methylmalonyl-CoA carboxyltransferase; amino-acid sequence: MKDKIEILKEKEALALVGGGEDRIAKQHKEGKKTARERVELLLDPNTFVETDRFMTHRCSDFGMEENKILGDGVVTGYGKIDGRLVYVFAQDFTVYGGSLGEAFAKKICKVMDLAAKTGAPVIGLNDSGGARIQEGVMSLAGYADIFLRNVLQSGVIPQISLIMGPCAGGAVYSPAMTDFILMVKNTSHMFITGPDVIKTVTHENITKEDLGGAMTHASKSGVAHYAAESEEACIQFARELFSYIPSNNRENTPFVPTNDPADRISEKLNALIPDNPNKPYDMKLLIKEVVDDGQFLEIHEHYAKNMVVGFARLGGRSVGILANQPAHLAGCLDIDASIKGARFVRFCDAFNIPLVTFVDVPGFLPGSDQEYGGIILHGAKLLYAFCEATVPKVTVITRKAYGGAYDVMSSKHIRGDINFSYPGAEIAVMGPDGAVNIIFRKQLMGANADDEKSKLVQEYREKFASPYKAAELGYIDEVILPSLTRKKVIESLEMLQNKVDTNPQKKHGNIPL